The window AGCTGCGCGTCGGCGAAGGCGATCTCGCCGTCATAAGGTTGAGCCTTGAAAGTTTCGCGATAAGGTGCCGGCGGATTATACGGATGATGCGGATCGTAAAGGTGCACCCAGAGCAGAAACCGCTTCTGATAGTGCTGCTCCAACCAGCGCAGGGCTTGGTCGACAACCACGTTGGCCGGGCGCTCCATGGCATCGAGATTGGTTTCCAGCAGGCGGTTGAAATCGAAGTGGTCGTAGTAGAAGTCGAAGCCGCGATTCAGGCCAAAGCGCGAATCGAGCACGGCGGAGGCGATCACCGCCCCGGTCGTGTATCCATTGTCCTTCAGGATGGAAGCCAGCGTCGGCTGGTTCGGGCTGACGCGGTTGCCGCTGAAGTCGTGCATGCCACTCAGCATCGGGTAGGTGCCAGTGAAGATCACCGTGTGCGACGGAAGCGTAATCGGGACCGGCGTGAATGCCTGCTTGAAAAGCACGCCATCGGCGGCGAGGCTGTCAATGTTCGGCGTCTGCGCTGGCTTGTAGCCGTAGCAGCCGACGTGGTCGGCGCGCAGCGTATCGATGGTAACGATCAGGACGTTCGGCTTATCGGAAACCCCCGCCCAGCCGGCCTGTGCGGCGAGACAGCACAAACAGAGGATCGACGCCCGAATGAAATTGCGGAGACGCATGACAGGAAACACTGCAAGTGCGCTTTATTATATATGGTCGTGCGCGCCACGGGCGGCATGGAGCGCGCGCCGGGCTCATCTTCCGGCGATCATGGCAACCGCGAAAAGCGCGAGCACCATGCCGGCGAACTGCAACCGCGAAAGATGTTCCTTCAGCACCAAGCGGGCCAGTACGACCGTGCTGGCGGGATAGAGAGAGGAGAGCACGGCAGCCACGTCCAGGCGGCCGCGATGGGCGGCGGCGACGAACAGCGCATTGGCGCCGGAGTCGAAGACGCCCGCCAGCAGCATCCAGGACAGCGCGGCGTGGCCCATGTTCCAAGCGCCGCTAGACAGCAGAAAAATGGCCAGCATCAGAAGCGTCGAGGCAGCGCGGGCGGAGACCAGCGGCCAGAACACCGATTGCGATCCCGCCAGCTTGATGCAGAGAAGAAAGCCGCCGAAACCGATGCCGGCGAGCACGGCGAGGGCGAGGCCTTTGGATTTACCGGAGGCGCCGTGCGGCGAGGCGATCATCCAGATACTCAGCATCGCCAGCGTAAACCCGATTATCTGAACCGCATGCGGCAGACCTTCGGTGATGAAGCTGAACAGCAGTGGAACCAGCGCGGTGATCACGGCTGAGAGAGGCGCGTTGATGCCCATGGTACCGATGGCCAAAGCCTTGTAAAAGGCCGCCAGGCCGATGCCGCCAATCACGCCCGCGACCGCTCCCCAAAGCAGGGTGGTTGAACCCGGAACCGGTTCGCCGAACAGCAGGGCCAGCGACAGCATGAACACCAGGCCTGTGGCGTGCGCGACCACCACAACGTTGAAAGCGTTGGCGGTCTTGGCGGCAATGCCACCGCTGAAGTCACCTGCGCCCCAGGTGACGGCGGCGGAGAGGCTCAGAGCGGGAGAAGTGAGGTCGGGCACGCGTCAGGTCTTTCGAGTTTGCAGGAACGGCAGTATAACGCGGTTTGTGCTAGCCTGACCCACTGATGCGTGCCCGTTTCTCCCACCTCGCTTTGTTTCTCAGCGCAGCGACGCTGCTGCAAGCGCAAGCCAAACCTGGCACCACAGCCGAGCCGCGGCCGCGCCCCGACGTTTATCTGATCACCATGGATACGCTGCGCGCGGACCATGTCGGCTGCTATGGCTACAAGCGGGTGCAGACGCCCAACCTTGATGCCGTGGCGGCGGACGGCGCGCGCTTCACCGAGGCGTTCACCGTCAGCCCGATTACCAACAGCTCTCACGCCAGCATTCTGACCGGCGATTATCCCTCCACGCATGGAGTGCGGGATTTCGGCTCGCCCCTGGCGGCGAAATATCCGACCTGGGCGGAACTGCTGAAGGGAAATGGCTATCACACGGCGGCGTTCATCGGAGCGGTGATTCTCGATAGCAAAGCGCTGGCGCCGGGCTTCGACCGCGGCTTCGACTTCTACGACAACTTCCCCGAGAAAGCTCCCGGCAAGTCGCGTTGGGGGCGGGTGGAGCGCCGCGGGATGGAGGTGGCGCAGCGCGCGGAAGACTGGCTGCGAGCCCATCGCGCCGCCCCGCAGTTTGTGTGGGTGCATTTCTACGACGCGCACGATCCCTACGAGCCGCCGGCGCCTTACAGCGAAAAATACAAGGACCATCTCTACGATGGCGAGATTGCCTATGCCGACGCTGCCCTGGGGCATTTCCTTCGCTTCCTGCGGCAACAAGGCCGGTACGACAACGCGCTGGTAATCATCGTGGGCGACCACGGCGAGGGTTTGGGCGAGCATCGCGAGGACACCCACGGCATCTTTCTTTATGACTCGACCACGCATGTGCCGCTGCTGATCAAATTGCCGGGTAGCGCGCGTGCAGGCCGGACCATCGCTGCGCAGGTGCGCACCACCGACCTGCTGCCCACGGTGCTGGACGTGCTGGGCATCAAGGCGCCGTCGAAGTTCGATGGAACGTCGTTGAAGCCAGACCTCCAGGGCAGCGAAACTGCCGATCGGCCAGCGCTGGCGGAAACGGAGTATCCACTGCACTTCGGGTGGGCGCCGCTACGGGCGGCGCGCGCCACCGGCTTCAAGTACATCGAAGGGCCGCAGCCGGAGCTGTACGACCTACACGCCGATCCCGGCGAACTCCACAGCCTGTACGCGCCGTGGGACGCGAAAGTCCGGGAACTGCGCGCGATGGTGGCAACGCTGCCGCCGTTGAACCCGACCTCGGAGGGAGCGGTGGGCCCAGAGAAGATCGCCGAGTTGAAGGCGCTGGGATATTTTCCCGAGACCCGCGGCTCGACAACGGTTCCCGAGCCGTCGCTGCTGCCCGATCCCAAGGACAAGATCGAAATCCAAAATTTGATTCACAAGGCCGATCTTGCTATCGAGGATGGCAGGACAGAGGAAGCACGCGCCGATTTGCAGAAGGCGGTTGCGCTGGATGCGTCGTCGGCGCCGGCGCTATCAGAGCTTGGGCAAGTGGAAATCAAGGCGGCGGACTACCCGCAAGCTGCCGAACATCTCGCGGCCGCAGTCAGCCTGCGCCCCAGCGACTCCAACGCTCTCTACTACCTGAGCGTGGCGCGCGCGAAAGCCGGAGACCAAGCAGGCGCGGCGGAGGCGCTGGAGCAAAGCCTCAGGTTGGCGCCGACACAATTCGAGGCCCGATGGCTGTTGGGTGAGGTATATGGTCGAAGCGGTCAACGGAAGAAAGCAGCGGACGAGTTGGAGGCCGCGGTCCTGATGCAGCCGGAAAACAGCGGAGTCAGGCTGGAGTTAGGACGCATTCTGCTGGAGGACAAAGAATATTCCGCCGCCGTCCGCCAGCTTGAGCAGGTAACGCGCCTGCAGCCGAAGAATGCCGCGGCGTACACCCTGCTCGAACAAGCCTACCGTGCCACCGGCAATGAGGCCGAGGCCCGCAAAGCGGCCGCCAATGCCGCGCGCCTGGGGCCGAAGAGAACCCCATAAATAAAAAGCCCGGCCTTGGCGGGACCGGGCTCGTGCAACCAAGACGCTCAGTGCGAGTGTTCCGCCGACGCCGGTGCCGCCGAAGCGGTTTTCACCGGGGCCACGCCGCCGGTAAAGATCTCCGTCAGCACATGACCCTGCATCTCCGGCCCAGGCTTGATGCCGTAGATGTACAGCAAGGTGGGAGCGATGTCGAACACGCTCGCCTCCAAGCCCATCAGCCGGTTGTCCTTCTTGATGTTCGGTCCCATGGCGATGATGGAGCCGGGAACGTCGTCGCCGTCGGCGAAGTCATGCTTGGCGATCACCGGCGTCGTCTTCTCGTGATCCATGTGCGCGTGCGGGTCGGTTTGTTCGAACTCGCGCAGC is drawn from Terriglobia bacterium and contains these coding sequences:
- a CDS encoding DMT family transporter, coding for MPDLTSPALSLSAAVTWGAGDFSGGIAAKTANAFNVVVVAHATGLVFMLSLALLFGEPVPGSTTLLWGAVAGVIGGIGLAAFYKALAIGTMGINAPLSAVITALVPLLFSFITEGLPHAVQIIGFTLAMLSIWMIASPHGASGKSKGLALAVLAGIGFGGFLLCIKLAGSQSVFWPLVSARAASTLLMLAIFLLSSGAWNMGHAALSWMLLAGVFDSGANALFVAAAHRGRLDVAAVLSSLYPASTVVLARLVLKEHLSRLQFAGMVLALFAVAMIAGR
- a CDS encoding sulfatase-like hydrolase/transferase gives rise to the protein MRARFSHLALFLSAATLLQAQAKPGTTAEPRPRPDVYLITMDTLRADHVGCYGYKRVQTPNLDAVAADGARFTEAFTVSPITNSSHASILTGDYPSTHGVRDFGSPLAAKYPTWAELLKGNGYHTAAFIGAVILDSKALAPGFDRGFDFYDNFPEKAPGKSRWGRVERRGMEVAQRAEDWLRAHRAAPQFVWVHFYDAHDPYEPPAPYSEKYKDHLYDGEIAYADAALGHFLRFLRQQGRYDNALVIIVGDHGEGLGEHREDTHGIFLYDSTTHVPLLIKLPGSARAGRTIAAQVRTTDLLPTVLDVLGIKAPSKFDGTSLKPDLQGSETADRPALAETEYPLHFGWAPLRAARATGFKYIEGPQPELYDLHADPGELHSLYAPWDAKVRELRAMVATLPPLNPTSEGAVGPEKIAELKALGYFPETRGSTTVPEPSLLPDPKDKIEIQNLIHKADLAIEDGRTEEARADLQKAVALDASSAPALSELGQVEIKAADYPQAAEHLAAAVSLRPSDSNALYYLSVARAKAGDQAGAAEALEQSLRLAPTQFEARWLLGEVYGRSGQRKKAADELEAAVLMQPENSGVRLELGRILLEDKEYSAAVRQLEQVTRLQPKNAAAYTLLEQAYRATGNEAEARKAAANAARLGPKRTP